Part of the Brevibacillus brevis genome is shown below.
GCGTTCCCGGCGTTCTCCCAAGAGTCTCGCCACCTGCTTCCCGACGGTACCGTAGCCTGTCAACACGATATTCCAACGTTTCATCTGTCAAACCACCTCGTGCTGCCGTACGCTCAACGAAAAATCCTCCGCTGCTGCATCAGGATTGGGCTTGCGTCTTGCGGCTTCAATTTTTTCCCCGTTTTGGCGGAATAGAGCTCCTCTACATAATCGATGAACAGGATGCCTTGCAAGTGGTCCATCTCATGCTGGATGCAGCGGGCCAAAAAGCCTTCTGCTTCTATTGTCATGGTCTCGCCAGCGCGATTCAGGGTCTGAACCTTGACGTATTCTGCACGCTTGACGACCCCGACGACTCCCGGGATGGAGAGGCAAGCCTCTGGCCCCTCTTGCTCCCCGGACATTTCGAGCATGGTCGGATTGATCAACTCGATCAGGCCATCTCCGCAGTCCATCACGATAAGCTGTTTGGCTATGCCGATCTGGATGGCGGACAGGCCAGCGCGTCCTTTGTCGGCGTAAATGGTCTCCGCCATATCATTCAGGATTTTTTCGATGTTCGCGTTGACGACCGGCACAGGTTTGGACCGCTCGCGCAAAATGGGGTCGCCTAACCGAACGATGATCCGTTCAGCCATCTCATATCCCTCCGCTCCTTTATTGTGACGTTTTCAACGTAGCAAAGCCGCTTGAATCTGTCAAAGGGAAACCGTGCGGAAATCTGAAAAATCCTTCCGGTTAGGGTGACAAAAGGATGTAGATGCGCTATCTTTATTGGTAACCGATACAGATGTTCCACAGGAAGAGGGAGGCTACCATGCACGCAATTGCAGCACAGCTGAATGAAACCATTCAGCGGGAAAATCCACATGTTTTTGATATGTTGTCCAACCTGGCAAAGCTGATCTATTTTCCAAAAGAAGGGATTCTCAGTCAGTCCGCTGAAGCGAAAGCAAAAGCGAAAAAGTACAACGCTACCATCGGGATCGCGCTGGAAAACGGCCAGCCGATGCACCTCAAGGTGATTCAGGACCATCTTTCCGCCTTTCAGCCGAAGGACTTGTACGAATACGCTCCGCCAGCAGGCAAACCCGAGCTGCGTGCAGCTTGGCGCAAAAAAATGATCGAAGAACAGCCCGGTCTCGCAAACCGCTCTTTTAGCAACCCGATCGTGACCAACGCTCTCACACACGGGCTGAGTATCGTGGCCGATCTGTTCGCAGATGCCGGCGACAGCGTCATCATTCCCGATAAAAACTGGGAAAACTACGAATTGACTTTCTCCATTCGCCGCGGCGCGGAAATGGTTTACTATCCTTTGTACAATGCTGACATGAAATTCAACGCCGCCGGACTGCGCGACGCAATCCTGGCGCAAAAAGACAAGGGCAAAGCGATTGTCGTTCTGAATTTCCCCAACAATCCAACCGGTTATACACCGGGTCCGGAAGAGGGCAAAGAAATCGTAGCGGCCCTCCAGGCCGGCGCCGAAGCAGGCATCAACGTCGTTGCCGTCACGGATGACGCATACTTCGGACTCTTTTTCGAAGACTCCCTGCAAGAATCCTTGTTCGCGAGCCTGTGCGATCTTCACCCGCGCATTCTTCCAGTCAAAGTGGATGGAGCTACCAAGGAAGAGTACGTTTGGGGGTTCCGCGTCGGCTTCATCACGTACGCCTCGCCTTCCAGCGATCTGCTTGCAGCTATGGAGCAAAAGACGCTGGGAATTATCCGCGCCACTCTGTCCAGCGGCGCGCATCCATCCCAAACGTTTGTCTTGCATGCGCTGACTTCTCCTGAATTCCACGCCCAAAAACAGGAGAAATTCGAAATCATGAAAGGCCGTGCGAACCGTGTAAAACAGCTGTTGGACAGCGGCAAATTCGATGACGCGTGGGACTACTATCCGTTCAACTCCGGATACTTTATGTGCCTCAAGCTGAAGACCGTGGATGCCGAGACACTGCGCAATCATTTGCTCAACCAGTACGGCGTCGGGACAATCGCTCTCGGCGAGACGGACCTTCGCATCGCCTTCTCCTGCATCGAGGAGAACAATATCGACGAGCTGTTCGAGATCATCTACAGCGGAGTCAAAGACTTGGAAAAAGCTTTGGCCCAGTAAAGCAAGCAAAACCAGTCCTTCGCACGCCACCCACGTGCAGGACTGGTTTTTTCGTTTCTTGATTATTTTCTCAGCGATCCGATACTGATCATCCTCACCTCTGGGATCACCCTTACCTTTGCTTGAGAAAACGCCCTCCCCCAATCGTCTTCCACCTGCTTCCATTGCGGGTAGGCGTAAGCCCGGGCGTACTTCCCCAGCCCGATCGGATCCAGGTGATGCTTCTGAAATTTGGCGATAACCGCCTCCATCTTTTTTTTCATCTCGGAGGCAATGGCCTTTTCGAGCTTTTCTTTGTCCTGCATCGGATGAAGCTGCACCAAGAGCTCGGTCAAGACGATGGAGTAGCGAAAATGCAGGTCGAAATGAAACTGATTGCCTTCTACATACGTCTTGTAGGAGGAATGGGTATAGTCGATGGAATAGCTGATGCTCTGGCTCTCCTCGTCTTTTTTGCCGACATCCTTTCCCTTCAGCT
Proteins encoded:
- the def gene encoding peptide deformylase, which codes for MAERIIVRLGDPILRERSKPVPVVNANIEKILNDMAETIYADKGRAGLSAIQIGIAKQLIVMDCGDGLIELINPTMLEMSGEQEGPEACLSIPGVVGVVKRAEYVKVQTLNRAGETMTIEAEGFLARCIQHEMDHLQGILFIDYVEELYSAKTGKKLKPQDASPILMQQRRIFR
- a CDS encoding aminotransferase class I/II-fold pyridoxal phosphate-dependent enzyme, coding for MHAIAAQLNETIQRENPHVFDMLSNLAKLIYFPKEGILSQSAEAKAKAKKYNATIGIALENGQPMHLKVIQDHLSAFQPKDLYEYAPPAGKPELRAAWRKKMIEEQPGLANRSFSNPIVTNALTHGLSIVADLFADAGDSVIIPDKNWENYELTFSIRRGAEMVYYPLYNADMKFNAAGLRDAILAQKDKGKAIVVLNFPNNPTGYTPGPEEGKEIVAALQAGAEAGINVVAVTDDAYFGLFFEDSLQESLFASLCDLHPRILPVKVDGATKEEYVWGFRVGFITYASPSSDLLAAMEQKTLGIIRATLSSGAHPSQTFVLHALTSPEFHAQKQEKFEIMKGRANRVKQLLDSGKFDDAWDYYPFNSGYFMCLKLKTVDAETLRNHLLNQYGVGTIALGETDLRIAFSCIEENNIDELFEIIYSGVKDLEKALAQ